The Erythrolamprus reginae isolate rEryReg1 chromosome 3, rEryReg1.hap1, whole genome shotgun sequence genome contains a region encoding:
- the RABGGTB gene encoding geranylgeranyl transferase type-2 subunit beta isoform X2 produces MSGVYWGLTVMDLMGNLHRMNKEEILAFIKSCQHECGGISASIGHDPHLLYTLSAVQILTLYDSLDVVDVNKIVSYVKSLQKEDGSFAGDIWGEIDTRFSFCAVATLALLGKLDAIDMDKAVDFVLSCMNFDGGFGCRPGSESHAGQIYCCTGFLAITGQLHQINADLLGWWLCERQLPSGGLNGRPEKLPDVCYSWWVLASLKIIGRLHWIDREKLCNFILACQDEETGGFADRPGDMVDPFHTLFGIAGLSLLGEEQIKPVNPVFCMPEEILQRINVQPELIS; encoded by the exons ATGAGTGGTGTCTATTGGGGATTGACAGTAATGGATCTCATGGGGAACCTTCATCGTATGAACAAAGAAGAAATTCTGGCATTTATCAAATCTTGCCAACATGAATGTGGTGGAATAAGTGCTAGTATAGGCCACGATCCTCATCTTTTATATACATTAAGTGCTGTTCAG ATTCTAACCCTGTATGATAGTCTGGATGTTGTCGATGTAAATAAGATTGTTAGTTATGTAAAAAGTTTACAGAAGGAAGATGGATCTTTTGCTGGAGACATTTGGG GAGAAATTGATACTAGGTTTTCATTTTGTGCAGTAGCAACTTTAGCCCTTTTG GGGAAGTTGGATGCAATTGATATGGACAAAGCAGTAGATTTTGTGTTATCTTGTATGAATTTTGATGGAGGATTTGGTTGCAGACCAGGATCTGAATCTCACGCAGGACAG ATCTATTGTTGCACAGGATTTCTGGCTATAACTGGACAGTTGCATCAAATAAATGCTGATCTTCTAGGATGGTGGCTTTGTGAACGTCAATTGCCATCTGGTGGCCTTAATGGAAGACCAGAAAAG TTACCAGATGTATGTTATTCATGGTGGGTATTAGCATCCTTGAAGATAATTGGCAGACTGCACTGGATTGACAGAGAGAAATTATGCAATTTTATATTGGCTTGCCAGGATGAGGAAACTGGAGGATTTGCTGACAGACCAGGAGATATG GTGGATCCATTTCACACTTTGTTTGGAATTGCTGGACTATCATTACTGGGTGAAGAACAAATTAAGCCTGTAAATCCTGTGTTTTGTATGCCTGAAGAGATCCTTCAAAGAATAAATGTACAGCCTGAACTTATTAGCTAG
- the RABGGTB gene encoding geranylgeranyl transferase type-2 subunit beta isoform X1 — translation MGTPQKDVVIKNDAPSTLLLEKHADYIAAYGTKKDDYEYCISEYLRMSGVYWGLTVMDLMGNLHRMNKEEILAFIKSCQHECGGISASIGHDPHLLYTLSAVQILTLYDSLDVVDVNKIVSYVKSLQKEDGSFAGDIWGEIDTRFSFCAVATLALLGKLDAIDMDKAVDFVLSCMNFDGGFGCRPGSESHAGQIYCCTGFLAITGQLHQINADLLGWWLCERQLPSGGLNGRPEKLPDVCYSWWVLASLKIIGRLHWIDREKLCNFILACQDEETGGFADRPGDMVDPFHTLFGIAGLSLLGEEQIKPVNPVFCMPEEILQRINVQPELIS, via the exons GGAACACCACAAAAAGATGTCGTAATAAAAAATGATGCTCCATCAACATTACTGTTAGAGAAACATGCAGACTACATAGCTGCTTATGGAACGAAGAAAGATGATTAT GAATATTGCATATCAGAATATTTAAGAATGAGTGGTGTCTATTGGGGATTGACAGTAATGGATCTCATGGGGAACCTTCATCGTATGAACAAAGAAGAAATTCTGGCATTTATCAAATCTTGCCAACATGAATGTGGTGGAATAAGTGCTAGTATAGGCCACGATCCTCATCTTTTATATACATTAAGTGCTGTTCAG ATTCTAACCCTGTATGATAGTCTGGATGTTGTCGATGTAAATAAGATTGTTAGTTATGTAAAAAGTTTACAGAAGGAAGATGGATCTTTTGCTGGAGACATTTGGG GAGAAATTGATACTAGGTTTTCATTTTGTGCAGTAGCAACTTTAGCCCTTTTG GGGAAGTTGGATGCAATTGATATGGACAAAGCAGTAGATTTTGTGTTATCTTGTATGAATTTTGATGGAGGATTTGGTTGCAGACCAGGATCTGAATCTCACGCAGGACAG ATCTATTGTTGCACAGGATTTCTGGCTATAACTGGACAGTTGCATCAAATAAATGCTGATCTTCTAGGATGGTGGCTTTGTGAACGTCAATTGCCATCTGGTGGCCTTAATGGAAGACCAGAAAAG TTACCAGATGTATGTTATTCATGGTGGGTATTAGCATCCTTGAAGATAATTGGCAGACTGCACTGGATTGACAGAGAGAAATTATGCAATTTTATATTGGCTTGCCAGGATGAGGAAACTGGAGGATTTGCTGACAGACCAGGAGATATG GTGGATCCATTTCACACTTTGTTTGGAATTGCTGGACTATCATTACTGGGTGAAGAACAAATTAAGCCTGTAAATCCTGTGTTTTGTATGCCTGAAGAGATCCTTCAAAGAATAAATGTACAGCCTGAACTTATTAGCTAG